Proteins encoded within one genomic window of Acidovorax sp. 107:
- a CDS encoding methyl-accepting chemotaxis protein, whose protein sequence is MSAASTLKSLSISSRLGLGFGCMLVLLVAVAAVGQLSAGKVHDQMIQITDVGANKAKLVNGMLEGVSAIGIQSRSAAMLNDIDPKQAREQIVAVGKTLKEYATQEAALTQLLTPATATPAELKLLGEVQALGGKTRPELDNAIKAADDGDTVSATLALMTRVAPAETAWRAKLRELIELQNTLNAEATASAEQTQSSARVVGGLLVLLAIGLGALIAWRITASITAPIGRAVVVAERIARGDLTSQVEVRIHDETGRLLEAIAAMQERLRTLVGEIGQTADSILVASSEVASGNLDLSQRTEQTSHNLQSAATSLVDLTGTVSQSADSARQANQLASTASDAATRGGEVVGQVVRTMDTISASSRKIADIISVIDGIAFQTNILALNAAVEAARAGEQGRGFAVVAGEVRNLAGRSAQAAREIKALIGTSVDQVQEGSTLVNHAGKTIEELVQSVRRVSDIMGEITAATQEQSQRIGHVSQSVGALEEMTQQNAALVEEGAAAADSLKDQAGRLTQMVGTFRLTRNDGGGEDSWGTASPAAAPAAVPAPTRTTAPRPLASAPSRAPALPRS, encoded by the coding sequence ATGTCGGCTGCTTCCACCCTCAAATCCCTCTCGATCTCCAGCCGACTCGGCCTGGGGTTCGGCTGCATGCTGGTGCTCCTGGTGGCTGTGGCGGCGGTGGGCCAACTGTCCGCTGGCAAGGTGCACGATCAGATGATTCAGATCACCGACGTAGGTGCCAACAAGGCCAAGCTGGTCAACGGCATGCTGGAGGGCGTGAGCGCCATCGGCATCCAGAGCCGCTCCGCCGCCATGCTCAACGACATCGACCCCAAGCAGGCGCGCGAGCAGATCGTGGCCGTGGGCAAGACGCTCAAGGAGTACGCCACGCAGGAAGCCGCTTTGACCCAGTTGCTCACCCCAGCCACCGCCACCCCCGCAGAGCTCAAGCTGCTGGGCGAGGTGCAGGCCCTGGGCGGCAAGACGCGCCCCGAGCTCGACAACGCCATCAAGGCGGCGGACGACGGCGACACCGTGAGCGCCACGCTGGCGCTCATGACGCGCGTGGCCCCCGCCGAAACCGCCTGGCGTGCCAAGCTGCGCGAGTTGATCGAACTGCAAAACACCCTGAATGCCGAAGCCACGGCTTCTGCAGAGCAAACCCAGAGCAGCGCCCGTGTGGTGGGCGGGCTGCTGGTGCTGCTGGCCATCGGGCTGGGCGCACTGATCGCCTGGCGCATCACGGCCAGCATCACTGCCCCCATCGGCCGTGCGGTGGTGGTGGCCGAGCGCATTGCGCGCGGCGACCTCACCTCGCAGGTGGAGGTGCGCATCCACGACGAAACCGGGCGCCTGCTCGAAGCCATTGCGGCCATGCAGGAGCGTCTGCGCACCCTGGTGGGCGAGATCGGCCAGACTGCCGACTCCATCCTGGTGGCCAGCTCGGAGGTGGCCTCGGGCAACCTGGACCTGAGCCAGCGCACGGAGCAGACCTCGCACAACCTGCAAAGCGCTGCCACCTCGCTGGTGGACCTGACCGGCACGGTGTCGCAAAGCGCCGACTCGGCCCGCCAGGCCAACCAACTCGCGTCCACCGCGTCCGATGCGGCCACACGCGGCGGCGAAGTGGTGGGCCAGGTGGTGCGCACCATGGACACCATCAGCGCCAGCTCACGCAAGATCGCCGACATCATCAGCGTGATCGATGGCATCGCGTTCCAGACCAACATCCTCGCGCTGAACGCCGCCGTTGAGGCCGCCCGTGCCGGCGAGCAGGGCCGGGGCTTTGCCGTGGTGGCGGGCGAGGTGCGCAACCTGGCGGGCCGTTCGGCCCAGGCTGCGCGCGAGATCAAGGCCCTGATCGGCACCAGCGTGGACCAGGTGCAAGAAGGCAGCACGCTCGTCAACCACGCGGGCAAGACCATTGAAGAACTGGTGCAGTCGGTGCGCCGCGTGTCCGACATCATGGGCGAGATCACGGCCGCCACGCAGGAGCAAAGCCAGCGCATCGGCCATGTGAGCCAGTCCGTGGGCGCGCTGGAAGAAATGACCCAGCAGAACGCCGCGCTGGTGGAAGAAGGCGCGGCCGCCGCCGACAGCCTCAAGGACCAGGCGGGGCGCCTCACGCAGATGGTGGGCACCTTCCGCCTCACGCGCAACGATGGCGGCGGCGAAGACAGCTGGGGTACCGCCAGCCCCGCCGCAGCACCGGCGGCGGTGCCGGCGCCCACACGCACCACAGCCCCACGCCCACTGGCCTCTGCCCCGTCACGCGCTCCTGCACTGCCGCGCAGCTGA
- a CDS encoding DUF4394 domain-containing protein — protein MHPFFPSSTLRAAAASAAALAVLAGCAAPRPDTGLRETLVAVTASQELITFQAVQPERILERRPVTGLAPGERLVGIDFRVAKGVLYALSQAGRLYTLDIPTGALRPVGPAPAALALQGTVFGFDFNPAADRIRVVSSTGQNLRLHPDTGAAVDGDAAVEGVQPDPSLRYAWGDVNARRKPDIAGAAYTYNPNDSKITTNYVIDRALGVLVMQGSREGTVPVVSPNAGQLRTVGPLGLGPLTDVSFDIADVGNTALIAVRTAADTQTRLHQVDLATGATRPLGLVGDGAPLVGLAIEP, from the coding sequence ATGCATCCGTTTTTTCCCTCCTCCACGCTGCGCGCGGCCGCCGCCTCTGCGGCGGCCCTGGCCGTGCTGGCCGGCTGTGCGGCGCCTCGGCCCGACACCGGGTTGCGCGAAACCCTGGTGGCGGTGACGGCCTCGCAGGAGCTCATCACCTTCCAGGCTGTGCAGCCCGAGCGCATCCTGGAGCGGCGCCCGGTGACGGGCCTGGCGCCTGGCGAACGGCTGGTGGGCATCGACTTCCGCGTGGCCAAGGGCGTGCTCTATGCGCTGTCGCAAGCGGGCCGCCTGTACACACTCGACATTCCCACGGGCGCGCTGCGCCCGGTGGGCCCCGCGCCCGCTGCGCTGGCGCTGCAGGGCACCGTGTTCGGCTTTGACTTCAACCCAGCGGCCGACCGCATCCGGGTGGTGTCCAGCACCGGCCAGAACCTGCGTCTGCACCCCGACACCGGGGCTGCCGTCGATGGCGACGCTGCCGTGGAGGGCGTGCAGCCCGACCCCAGCCTGCGCTACGCCTGGGGCGACGTGAACGCCCGCCGCAAGCCCGACATTGCCGGTGCTGCCTACACCTACAACCCCAACGACAGCAAGATCACCACCAACTACGTCATCGATCGCGCCCTGGGCGTGCTGGTGATGCAGGGCTCGCGCGAAGGCACGGTGCCCGTGGTGTCGCCCAATGCCGGGCAGCTGCGCACCGTAGGCCCGCTGGGGCTGGGGCCGCTCACCGATGTGAGCTTTGACATTGCCGACGTGGGCAACACCGCCCTCATTGCCGTGCGCACCGCCGCCGATACCCAGACCCGGCTGCACCAGGTGGACCTGGCCACGGGCGCCACCCGCCCCCTGGGCCTGGTGGGCGACGGCGCCCCACTGGTGGGCCTGGCGATCGAACCATGA
- a CDS encoding methylamine utilization protein produces MSQSGMPRLPVRAGRRTWCAALLATLAAGAGAGTVQVDVSDAAGKPLADAVVFLDSAEARKQVKPLSGAEMAQEKRQFVPGLLVVPVGTEVLFPNRDSVRHHVYSFSPAKKFELKLYSGTPSNPVLFDKSGVVTLGCNIHDQMVGWVLVVDTPYYARTPAATGKAQLDNVPPGTYTLRTWHTRLPVGAPALEQTLAVPATGMATASVRMTGLQP; encoded by the coding sequence ATGAGCCAGAGCGGTATGCCCAGGCTGCCGGTGCGTGCGGGGCGCAGGACTTGGTGCGCGGCGCTGCTGGCCACGTTGGCCGCTGGCGCCGGTGCGGGCACGGTGCAGGTCGATGTGTCTGACGCCGCGGGCAAGCCGCTGGCCGATGCCGTGGTGTTTCTGGACTCTGCCGAGGCGCGCAAGCAGGTCAAGCCGCTGTCTGGTGCGGAGATGGCGCAGGAGAAGCGGCAGTTCGTGCCCGGCCTGCTGGTGGTGCCAGTGGGCACCGAGGTGCTGTTCCCCAACCGCGATTCGGTGCGGCACCATGTGTACTCCTTCTCGCCTGCCAAGAAGTTCGAGCTCAAGCTGTACAGCGGCACGCCGTCCAACCCGGTGCTGTTTGACAAATCCGGGGTGGTCACCCTGGGCTGCAATATCCACGACCAGATGGTGGGCTGGGTGCTGGTGGTGGATACGCCGTACTACGCACGCACCCCCGCCGCCACCGGCAAGGCGCAGCTCGACAACGTGCCGCCCGGCACCTACACGCTGCGCACCTGGCACACCCGCCTGCCGGTGGGTGCCCCGGCGCTGGAGCAGACGTTGGCCGTGCCCGCCACGGGCATGGCCACGGCCTCGGTGCGCATGACGGGGTTGCAGCCTTGA
- a CDS encoding bifunctional diguanylate cyclase/phosphodiesterase, translated as MRLRLARRSLILRLVGLSLLLLLIVQAAGFAVVRASIDRNARAQIARALDLDENIWRRLLDQNAEQLRQGSALLAADYGFRAAVNSGDEETIQSVLENHGSRIGAAVTALLGTDLTLRAVSLTGSMDQFPATLRQVVPRLAQQPQGSQIAVMDGVPYQFVMVPLRAPVVIGWVLMGFRIDQSRADEMRQLLSVHVTLMVKAPDGTVTLPVSTLPADARALLLGSGGAAGELQTEEGALLARSSRMDSVGGEVHSLLLRSVDEVVAPYRQLQVLLAIITVAGVLLFAAGTGLVAQRLTTPLRSLLAATQRLSRGEYDVPLEHTDRTDEIGNLARSFDHMRVDIGAQQAEIRRLAYWDRLTGLPNRERFRDAVVQAIAASTAPVQPLAVLTLDLDRFKHVNDVLGYAFGDRLLQAVAERLSQQLPSPDDMVARLGGNEFAILLRRADAAAAHDIAQRINRSFEQPLAFEDQTVDLSAGIGFACWPGDADDADTLLSRSEIAMYAAKRQLSGALQYDAAFDSSSAQTLSLLTELRQAVEHHELRLYLQPKVPLHGQPGLAAEALVRWQHPQRGLVPPMQFIPFAEQTGFVRHLTLWMFEEVARLLADPRARGLPLRVSVNLSTRDLLDPELSHRLADILARHGVLASAFCLEITESAIMDDPQRAEAMLNRLSEQGFKLSIDDFGTGYSSLAYLKRLPVDELKIDKSFVMGMESGEDDAMIVRSTIDLAHNLGLTVVAEGVETAAILERLRVLACDEAQGYHIARPLPVDDFLAWQAHQG; from the coding sequence ATGCGGCTGCGCCTGGCCCGGCGCAGCCTGATCCTGCGGTTGGTGGGGTTGTCGCTGCTGCTGCTGCTCATCGTGCAGGCGGCGGGTTTTGCGGTGGTGCGGGCCTCCATCGACCGCAATGCGCGCGCCCAGATCGCGCGTGCCCTGGACCTGGACGAAAACATCTGGCGCCGCCTGCTGGACCAGAACGCCGAGCAACTGCGCCAGGGCTCGGCCTTGCTGGCTGCCGACTACGGGTTTCGCGCTGCGGTCAACTCGGGGGACGAGGAAACCATCCAATCGGTGCTGGAGAACCACGGCAGCCGCATCGGCGCGGCCGTGACCGCGCTGCTGGGGACCGACCTCACGCTGCGTGCGGTCAGCCTCACGGGCAGCATGGACCAATTTCCGGCCACGCTGCGGCAGGTGGTGCCCCGGCTGGCGCAGCAGCCCCAGGGAAGCCAGATTGCGGTCATGGACGGCGTGCCCTACCAGTTTGTGATGGTGCCCCTGCGGGCGCCGGTGGTCATTGGCTGGGTGCTCATGGGTTTTCGCATCGACCAGTCGCGTGCCGACGAAATGCGCCAGCTGTTGTCCGTGCATGTGACCTTGATGGTCAAGGCTCCCGACGGCACGGTGACCCTGCCCGTCAGCACCTTGCCCGCCGATGCGCGGGCCTTGCTGCTAGGCAGCGGTGGCGCCGCGGGCGAGCTGCAGACGGAAGAGGGCGCATTGCTCGCGCGCTCCAGCCGGATGGACAGCGTGGGGGGCGAGGTGCACTCGCTGCTGCTGCGCTCGGTGGACGAGGTGGTGGCGCCGTACCGGCAACTGCAGGTGCTGCTGGCCATCATCACCGTGGCGGGTGTGCTGCTGTTTGCGGCGGGCACGGGCCTGGTGGCCCAGCGGCTCACCACGCCCCTGCGCTCGCTGCTGGCGGCCACGCAGCGGCTGTCGCGCGGCGAATACGACGTACCGCTGGAGCACACCGACCGCACCGACGAGATTGGCAACCTGGCGCGCTCGTTTGACCACATGCGGGTGGACATTGGCGCGCAGCAAGCCGAGATCCGCCGGCTGGCCTACTGGGACCGGCTGACGGGCCTGCCCAACCGGGAGCGTTTTCGTGACGCCGTGGTGCAGGCCATTGCAGCCAGCACTGCACCCGTGCAACCCTTGGCGGTGCTCACGCTGGACCTGGACCGGTTCAAGCATGTCAACGATGTGCTGGGCTACGCATTTGGCGACCGCCTTCTGCAGGCGGTGGCAGAGCGCCTGAGCCAGCAGCTGCCATCCCCCGACGACATGGTGGCGCGGCTGGGCGGCAATGAATTCGCCATCCTGCTGCGACGTGCCGACGCCGCCGCCGCGCACGACATTGCGCAGCGCATCAACCGTTCGTTCGAGCAGCCGCTGGCTTTTGAAGACCAGACCGTGGACCTGAGCGCGGGCATTGGCTTTGCCTGCTGGCCGGGCGATGCGGACGATGCCGACACCCTGCTCAGCCGCTCTGAAATCGCCATGTATGCCGCCAAGCGTCAGCTCAGTGGCGCGCTGCAGTACGACGCAGCGTTTGACTCGTCCAGCGCCCAGACCCTGTCGCTGCTGACCGAGCTGCGCCAGGCTGTGGAGCACCATGAGCTGCGCCTGTACCTGCAGCCCAAGGTGCCCTTGCACGGGCAGCCGGGTCTGGCGGCCGAGGCGCTGGTGCGCTGGCAGCACCCGCAGCGCGGGCTGGTGCCGCCCATGCAGTTCATTCCGTTTGCCGAGCAGACCGGGTTTGTGCGCCACCTCACGCTGTGGATGTTTGAAGAAGTCGCGCGCCTGCTGGCAGACCCGCGCGCGCGGGGCCTGCCGCTCAGGGTGTCGGTCAACCTCTCCACCCGCGATCTGCTCGACCCCGAACTGAGCCACCGGCTGGCCGACATCCTGGCACGCCACGGGGTGCTTGCGAGTGCCTTCTGCCTGGAGATCACCGAGAGCGCGATCATGGACGACCCGCAGCGCGCCGAGGCCATGCTCAACCGCCTGTCGGAGCAGGGCTTCAAGCTGTCCATCGATGATTTCGGCACGGGTTATTCGTCGCTGGCCTATCTCAAGCGCCTGCCGGTCGATGAGCTCAAGATCGACAAGTCGTTTGTGATGGGCATGGAGTCCGGCGAGGACGACGCGATGATCGTGCGTTCGACCATCGATCTGGCGCACAACCTGGGACTCACCGTGGTGGCCGAGGGCGTGGAGACGGCGGCCATCCTGGAGCGCCTGCGTGTCCTGGCCTGCGATGAGGCGCAGGGTTACCACATTGCGCGGCCTCTGCCGGTCGATGATTTTCTGGCCTGGCAGGCGCACCAGGGGTAG
- a CDS encoding pseudouridine synthase, with protein sequence MLRRPTLAAKPAPARPAPPPRAPRPARAPAPSGYRVASGAFVAPVRQVPAPATSTVGGLPTSRLNKRMAELGLCSRREADDWVEQGWVKVNGVVATMGQQVTAADRIEVDKIAQGFQEQRVTILLNKPIGYVSGQAEDGHTPAVALINPRTHWRDDPSRNRFSPPQLRGLAPCGRLDIDSVGLLVLTQDGRVARQIIGEDSVMEKEYLVRVVYQAPGQAAPRHPSERSAPLQEINERDPVSTNVQAVFPKELLERLRHGLSLDGEALKPAKVDWQNPEQLRFVLTEGKKRQIRRMCELVGLKVVGLKRIRIGRVTLGNLPVGQWRYLSPNERF encoded by the coding sequence GTGCTGCGCCGCCCGACCCTGGCGGCCAAGCCCGCTCCCGCGCGGCCTGCGCCGCCGCCCAGGGCTCCCCGCCCCGCCCGCGCGCCCGCGCCGTCTGGCTACCGTGTGGCGTCGGGCGCATTTGTCGCGCCGGTGCGTCAGGTGCCTGCGCCCGCCACCAGCACCGTGGGAGGCTTGCCCACCTCGCGCCTGAACAAACGCATGGCTGAACTGGGCTTGTGTTCGCGGCGTGAGGCCGACGACTGGGTGGAGCAGGGCTGGGTCAAGGTCAACGGCGTGGTGGCCACCATGGGCCAGCAGGTCACGGCGGCCGACCGCATCGAGGTGGACAAGATTGCCCAGGGTTTCCAGGAGCAGCGCGTCACCATCCTGCTGAACAAGCCCATTGGCTATGTGAGCGGCCAGGCCGAAGACGGCCACACGCCCGCCGTGGCGCTGATCAACCCGCGCACCCACTGGCGCGATGACCCCAGCCGCAACCGCTTCTCCCCGCCGCAGCTGCGGGGCCTGGCGCCCTGCGGGCGGCTCGATATCGACTCGGTGGGCCTTTTGGTACTGACGCAGGACGGCCGCGTGGCCCGGCAGATCATTGGCGAGGACTCCGTGATGGAGAAGGAGTACCTGGTGCGCGTGGTCTACCAGGCTCCGGGCCAGGCAGCGCCACGCCATCCCAGCGAGCGCTCCGCGCCACTGCAGGAAATCAACGAGCGTGACCCGGTCAGCACCAATGTGCAGGCGGTGTTTCCCAAAGAGCTGCTGGAGCGCCTGCGCCATGGGCTGAGCCTGGACGGCGAGGCACTCAAGCCTGCCAAGGTCGATTGGCAGAACCCCGAGCAGCTGCGTTTTGTGTTGACCGAGGGCAAGAAGCGTCAGATTCGCCGCATGTGCGAGCTGGTGGGGCTCAAGGTGGTGGGCCTCAAGCGCATCCGCATCGGCCGCGTGACCCTGGGCAACCTGCCCGTGGGCCAGTGGCGCTACCTGTCGCCCAACGAGCGGTTCTGA
- a CDS encoding triacylglycerol lipase, which produces MPLPSAPRPRKPPASTPAGDGAKAAATNPLRQLRASDLRAVARLATQATTGITRVAEGVHQSVLGTLGLPGGAEPGRTRGLTGLVYQSIRGVTQLVDVGLQAGLARLEPFFAPATPAGEVHWEREAVIAALNGVMGDRLQRDSNPLCTQMGWYQRGLPLNLQALDSAGAATGKLLVLVHGLCMNDLQWLRHGHDHGAHLAHSLGYTPVYLRYNTGQHTSTNGAELSALLESLVASWPVPVTELSILAHSMGGLVARSACHQAAQTPASASGWLPRLRHLVFLGTPHHGAPLERAGHWVDVLLGSTAYSRPFARLAQLRSAGITDLRYGHVLDTDWQGRDRFRKSPDQRTPVPLPAGVACHAVAATLAARRSPVGERLVGDGLVPLHSALGIHDDAGRTLGFDKARQAVFYRLGHLDLLADAGVARQLEDWMKVH; this is translated from the coding sequence ATGCCCCTTCCTTCCGCACCTCGGCCACGCAAGCCTCCTGCTTCTACCCCTGCGGGCGACGGCGCCAAAGCTGCGGCAACCAACCCGCTGCGGCAGTTGCGAGCGTCCGACCTGCGCGCTGTGGCGCGCCTGGCCACGCAGGCCACCACCGGCATCACCCGGGTGGCCGAGGGGGTGCACCAGTCGGTGCTGGGCACGCTGGGGCTGCCGGGCGGTGCTGAGCCTGGTCGCACGCGGGGGCTGACGGGGCTGGTGTACCAAAGCATTCGCGGGGTGACGCAGCTGGTGGATGTGGGCCTGCAGGCCGGTCTGGCAAGGCTGGAGCCTTTTTTTGCCCCGGCGACGCCTGCTGGTGAGGTGCATTGGGAGCGCGAGGCGGTCATTGCCGCGCTCAACGGTGTGATGGGCGACCGCCTGCAGCGCGACAGCAACCCGCTGTGCACGCAGATGGGCTGGTACCAGCGGGGCTTGCCCCTCAACCTGCAGGCGCTGGACTCTGCGGGCGCTGCGACGGGCAAACTGCTGGTGCTGGTGCATGGCCTGTGCATGAACGACCTGCAGTGGCTGCGCCACGGCCATGACCATGGCGCCCATCTGGCCCATTCCCTGGGCTACACCCCCGTGTACCTGCGCTACAACACGGGCCAGCACACCTCCACCAACGGGGCCGAGCTGTCGGCTCTGCTCGAATCCCTGGTGGCCTCCTGGCCCGTGCCGGTGACCGAGCTGTCCATCCTGGCACACAGCATGGGCGGGCTGGTGGCGCGCAGCGCCTGCCACCAGGCAGCCCAGACACCGGCAAGCGCCAGCGGCTGGCTGCCTCGGCTGCGCCATCTGGTCTTTCTGGGCACCCCGCACCACGGCGCGCCCCTGGAACGCGCCGGGCATTGGGTGGATGTGCTGCTGGGCAGCACCGCCTATTCGCGCCCGTTTGCACGCCTGGCCCAGCTGCGCAGCGCGGGCATCACCGACCTGCGCTACGGCCACGTGCTCGACACCGACTGGCAAGGGCGCGATCGCTTTCGCAAAAGCCCCGACCAGCGCACCCCGGTGCCTCTGCCCGCCGGGGTGGCCTGCCACGCGGTGGCTGCAACGCTGGCCGCGCGCCGCAGCCCGGTGGGCGAGCGGCTGGTGGGGGATGGGTTGGTGCCCTTGCACAGTGCGCTGGGCATCCACGATGATGCCGGCCGGACGCTGGGATTTGACAAGGCTCGGCAAGCGGTGTTTTACCGCCTGGGGCACCTGGACCTGCTGGCGGATGCGGGCGTGGCCCGGCAGCTGGAGGACTGGATGAAGGTCCATTGA
- the htpG gene encoding molecular chaperone HtpG, with protein sequence MSKQTLSFQAEVAQLLHLVTHSLYSNQEIFLRELISNASDACDKLRFEGLNNSALFEDAPNLEVRVTFDKDAKTLTITDNGIGMSQQEAIDHLGTIAKSGTKDFMGKLSGDQKADAQLIGQFGVGFYSGFIVADKITVESRRAGLKAEEGVRWISGGTGDFEVEAITRAQRGTSIILHLRDDAEEYLNAWKLKQVIAKYSDHISLPILMEKEEWKDGELINPSDENGGRQPGGMVKTGEWETINKASALWTRPKKDITEEQYAEFYKAISHDHEAPLTWAHNRVEGNTEYTQLLYIPAKAPFDLWNRDKKAGVKLYVKRVFIMDDAEALMPTYLRFVKGVIDSADLPLNVSRELLQESRDVRSIREGSTKRVLSMLEDLAKHDKHDIAANADGVTDVVDADDKAKEGKYTAFYSEFGAVLKEGLGEDFGNRERLAKLLRFASTTSDAVTVGFADYKARMKEGQEAIYYITADSLAAAKNSPQLEVFKKKGIEVLLMTDRVDEWALNYLHDFDGTPLQSVAKGAVDLGKLQDEAEKKAAEEAAEAFKPVLAKLKEALKDKAEDVRVTTRLVDSPACLVVQDDGMSTQLARMLKQAGQQAPETKPVLEVNAEHALVKKLDGSVHFHDLAHILFDQALLAEGGLPEDPAAYVRRVNALLV encoded by the coding sequence ATGAGCAAGCAAACCCTGTCGTTCCAGGCCGAAGTGGCCCAGCTGCTGCACCTGGTCACCCATTCGCTGTATTCCAACCAGGAAATCTTCCTGCGCGAGCTGATTTCCAACGCGTCGGACGCCTGCGACAAGTTGCGCTTTGAGGGCCTGAACAACTCCGCGTTGTTCGAAGACGCACCCAATCTCGAAGTGCGCGTGACCTTCGACAAAGATGCCAAGACGCTGACCATCACCGACAACGGCATCGGCATGAGCCAGCAGGAGGCCATTGACCACCTGGGCACGATTGCCAAGAGCGGCACCAAGGACTTCATGGGCAAGCTCTCTGGCGACCAGAAGGCGGATGCCCAGCTCATCGGCCAGTTCGGCGTGGGCTTTTACTCGGGCTTCATCGTGGCCGACAAGATCACCGTGGAATCGCGCCGCGCGGGCCTGAAGGCCGAAGAAGGCGTGCGCTGGATCAGCGGCGGCACGGGCGATTTCGAGGTTGAGGCCATCACCCGCGCCCAGCGCGGCACCAGCATCATCCTGCACCTGCGCGACGACGCCGAGGAATACCTCAACGCCTGGAAGCTCAAGCAGGTCATCGCCAAGTATTCCGACCACATCAGCCTGCCCATCCTGATGGAAAAGGAAGAGTGGAAAGACGGCGAGCTGATCAATCCATCGGATGAAAACGGCGGCCGCCAGCCCGGTGGCATGGTCAAGACCGGCGAGTGGGAAACCATCAACAAGGCCAGCGCCCTGTGGACCCGCCCCAAAAAGGACATCACCGAAGAACAGTACGCCGAGTTCTACAAGGCCATCAGCCACGACCACGAAGCCCCGCTGACCTGGGCGCACAACCGTGTGGAAGGCAACACCGAGTACACGCAGCTGTTGTACATCCCCGCCAAGGCCCCGTTCGATTTGTGGAACCGCGACAAGAAGGCGGGCGTGAAGCTGTACGTGAAGCGCGTGTTCATCATGGACGACGCCGAGGCGCTGATGCCCACCTACCTGCGCTTCGTCAAGGGCGTGATCGACTCGGCCGATCTGCCGCTGAACGTGAGCCGTGAGCTGCTGCAGGAAAGCCGCGACGTGCGCTCCATCCGCGAAGGCTCGACCAAGCGCGTGCTGAGCATGCTCGAAGACCTGGCCAAGCACGATAAGCACGACATCGCGGCGAATGCCGATGGCGTGACCGATGTGGTGGACGCCGACGACAAGGCCAAGGAAGGCAAGTACACCGCGTTCTACAGCGAGTTTGGCGCGGTGCTGAAGGAAGGCCTGGGCGAGGACTTTGGCAACCGCGAGCGCCTGGCCAAGCTGCTGCGCTTTGCATCCACCACCAGCGACGCCGTGACCGTGGGCTTTGCCGACTACAAGGCCCGCATGAAGGAAGGCCAGGAGGCGATTTACTACATCACCGCCGACAGCCTGGCCGCCGCCAAGAACAGCCCGCAGCTCGAAGTCTTCAAGAAAAAGGGCATCGAAGTGCTGCTCATGACCGACCGCGTGGACGAGTGGGCGCTGAACTACCTGCACGACTTCGACGGCACCCCGCTGCAAAGCGTGGCCAAGGGCGCCGTGGACCTGGGCAAACTGCAAGACGAAGCCGAAAAGAAGGCCGCCGAAGAGGCCGCCGAAGCCTTCAAACCCGTGCTGGCCAAGCTCAAGGAAGCGCTCAAGGACAAGGCGGAAGACGTGCGCGTGACCACGCGCCTGGTCGATTCACCCGCCTGCCTGGTGGTGCAGGACGACGGCATGAGCACCCAGCTCGCCCGCATGCTCAAGCAGGCTGGCCAGCAGGCGCCCGAGACCAAACCCGTGCTGGAGGTGAATGCCGAGCACGCGCTGGTCAAGAAGCTCGACGGCAGCGTGCACTTCCACGACTTGGCCCACATCCTGTTCGACCAGGCCCTGCTGGCCGAAGGTGGCCTGCCCGAAGACCCCGCCGCCTATGTGAGGCGCGTGAACGCCTTGCTGGTGTGA
- the xrtH gene encoding exosortase H, with amino-acid sequence MLRFFLTFVVLQLTLFGINMLGVVQQHVVLPWTALLARGCAGLVTLFDASAAAAGKVLWNTVSGFGVSIEPGCNGIEACIVLFAAVMAFPSTWRHKLVGLGVGFVAVQGLNVVRVISLFYLGQWSTTAFNFAHEYLWQALIMLDVLIVWLLWVRAGDRAAGLATAPASAG; translated from the coding sequence ATGCTGCGGTTCTTCCTGACTTTTGTCGTGCTCCAACTCACCCTGTTTGGCATCAACATGCTGGGGGTGGTGCAGCAGCATGTGGTGCTGCCCTGGACCGCGCTGCTGGCGCGCGGCTGCGCTGGGCTGGTGACATTGTTTGACGCATCGGCTGCTGCGGCGGGCAAGGTGCTGTGGAACACCGTCAGCGGTTTTGGCGTATCGATCGAGCCGGGTTGCAACGGCATCGAGGCGTGCATCGTGCTGTTTGCTGCAGTGATGGCGTTTCCGTCCACCTGGCGTCACAAGCTCGTGGGGCTGGGTGTGGGTTTTGTGGCAGTGCAAGGGCTGAATGTCGTGCGGGTGATCAGCCTTTTCTATCTGGGGCAATGGAGTACCACCGCGTTCAATTTTGCCCACGAGTACCTGTGGCAGGCCCTCATCATGCTGGACGTGTTGATTGTCTGGCTGCTGTGGGTACGCGCCGGGGACCGGGCAGCGGGGCTGGCCACTGCGCCTGCCAGCGCGGGCTGA